In Thermodesulfobacteriota bacterium, the genomic window GCCCGAGCTCGTCATCGATCGCCTGGCCGTCGTTGGCCCGGCGGGGGAGGCGCGGCTGGCGGCGAGGGTGCGATTGCCAGGCGTCACCCCTGAGGATCTGGATGAGCCGGCGATGCTGCTGGCCAAGCTGGAGGCTGCCGGCGACGCAGCTGTTCCCGAGGCGCTCCTTTTCGGGATGGCTGACCGCGGCGCCGGGGCAGAGAACGCAGCCGGGCAGCAGCAGGAACAGGTCCGGGCGCAGCTCGCCGTCTTCAGCGAGCAGGGCTACATCACCTGGGAAGGCGGGATGATCAAGGTGCAGGCGGAGCTGAAGGCAGGCCGTCTCAAGCTGAACGGCCAACCGTTCCCCCCGGCTGCCCCTGGCCCTGAGGAAGAAGATCTGGCCGGCCGGCCCGGAGGGGAAGGACCTTCTGGCCCATGATCGCGCGGTCCTGCCCGGCCGCGCGGTCAGGAGGGCCATTCTTCGGATCAAGGATCACTCCATGGAAGTCTTCGTGCTGGTCGCACTCATTCTCCTCAACGGCCTCTTTGCCATGTCCGAGATCGCCCTGGTCACGGCGAAACGGAGCCGGCTGGCGCGACTGGCGGCGGAGGGCGATGCCTCCTCGGAGATCGCGATGCGCCTTGGCGCCGAGCCGACCCGCTTCCTGTCCACCATCCAGATCGGCATCACCGCGATTGGCATCCTGAACGGGATCGTCGGTGAGGCCGCCCTGGCGACCCCTCTTGCTGCCTGGCTGCAGACCCGCGGCACCGAGCAGGAGCTGAGCGAAGTCCTGGCGACGGCTCTGGTGGTGGTGGGCATCACCTATGTCTCCATCGTTGCCGGCGAGCTGGTGCCCAAGCGGATCGCCCAGTTCAATGCCGAAAGGATCGCCAGGCGCATGGCCCGGCCGATCTCGCTGCTGGCCCTGATCTCGCGTCCGTTCGTTCACCTGCTGTCGTTTTCCACCGACCTCATCCTGAAGCTGATGGGCAAGCGCGATCGGGGCGGATCGGAGGTGACCGAGGAAGACATCCACGCCATGCTGGCAGAAGGCTCGGAAGCGGGCGTGCTCGAGAAACAGGAGCACGTCATGATGCGCAACGTGTTCCGCCTGGATGACCGGCAGGTGGGCTCGCTCATGATTCCGCGCAGCGACATCGTCTACCTGGACATCAATCAGCCCCTCGAAGCCACCCTGAGCCAGGTGGCGGCATCCGACCATTCCCGCTTCCCGGTCTGCCGGGGCGGGCTGGGTGACATCCTGGGCATCGTTGCAGCCAAGCAGCTCTTGGCCCAGCTGCACACCAGCGGCAGGATTGACCTGACGGCCCAGCTTCAACCCTGTGCCTATGTGCCCGAGTCGGCGACCGGGATGGACCTCCTGGAGCAGTTCCGGGCCTCCAGCACCCAGATCGTGTTCGTCATCGACGAATACGGCGAGGTCCTGGGACTGGTCACCTTGCAGGACGTGCTGGAGGCTGTCACCGGGGAATTCCAGCCGCGCAATGCCGAGGATGCCTGGGCCGTCCAGCGCCAGGACGGCTCGTGGCTGCTGGATGGGCTGATCCCGCTCCAGGAGCTGAAGGATCGTCTCGATCTCAAGGAAACGCCGGAGGAGGACAAGGGGAGATACCACACGCTGAGCGGCATGATGATGTGGCTCCTCGGTCGCCTGCCGCGGACCGGCGATGTCACCGAGTGGGAGCAGTGGCGGCTGGAGGTGGTCGATCTGGACGGCAGGCGCCTGGACAAGGTGCTGGCCAGCCGCGTGCCGGAACAGGGGGCGGCGCACGATGCCGCCGAATCCCCGCCCTTGACCTGACCGTCTTGCCAGGGGCATCATGGTGCGCATCGGCCCTGGGACGGGCAGGACCGCTGCCGCGGTCCGCCCGACGGGGGCGACAAAGGCCTGCCATGACCCCTGCCGCCATCGCCCTCGGCCGCCCCCTTGCTCCCGGGTGGCGACTCCTTCTGGGCGGTCTTGTCCTCATCCTCCTGGCCCTGCTCCTGGCCGGGGCGCTCAGCATCCCCTGGCTCTTTCCGTCCAAGACCCTGTGGTACCGGTTCGGCCTCGATCGGCTGCTCTTGCGGGGCGGCAAGATGCTGGGGCTGGCCGCCGCCTGCCTGCTGCTCCTGCAGCCCCTGCTGGCCGCCCGCCTGCACCTTCTGGATCGACTGGCCGGTCTGCCCTGGCTCTTCCGCCGCCATCGCCATGGCGGTCTTCTCCTGGCCCTCCTGGCCCTGGGCCATCCCTTTCTGGTGCTGGATCTGGGAACCCTGGGCACCTTGCGGCTGACCGCCAAGCTCTGGCCAGAGGCGCTGGGTCTTCTGCTCCTGACCTCGATCCTGGTCATGGCGGCGGTGGCCCGCTGGCGGCTGGCCTGGGGCCTGGCCTTCCACCGCTGGTGGCCGCTGCACCGGCTGGGGGCGGTGGCGGTGCTGGCCCTGCTGTTTGGCCACGTGCTGACCGTCTCGGACAGCTTTGCCGCCGGCCCGCCCCGCCTGGCGGCCCTCGCCGCCCTGGCGACCGTCGTCCCGGTGCTGGCCGGCAGCTGGCTGCGGCGTCTGGGCCGGCGGCCCTGCCGCGTCCGGGCCGTAACCCCGGCCGGCCCCGATACCTGCACCATCGAGCTGGTCCCGGAAGGCCGCCGGACTTTCGCCTATCTGCCGGGCCAGTTCGCCTTCCTGAGCTGCCAATCCAGGGCGGTCTCCGCCGAGGAGCACCCCTTCACCATCGCCTCCTCGCCTTTGCGGCCGGCCTGCCTTCTTTTCACCATCCGGGCCTGCGGCGACTGGACCCGGACTGTCCCGAAGCTCGCGGCCGGCGAGCGGGTCGCCCTGGAGGGACCCTTCGGCCGCTTCAGCCACCTCGTCTACCTCCAGGCCCGGGAGCTGGTGATGATCGCCGGCGGCATCGGCATCACCCCCATGCTGGCCATGCTCCGCCATCTGGCCGACACCGGCGACCGGCGGCCCATCACCCTGGTCTGGAGCGTGCGGCGCCGGGAGGATCTCCTCTTTCCCGAGGAATGGCCGCGCCTGGGCCAGCGGCTCCCGGGCTTCCGGTTCCTGCCCCATCACAGCCGGCCGCAGCCCGGGGCGGCGGAGCCGGGCCGCCGGCTGGACCGGGCCATCCTGGCCCAGCATCTGGCACCCTGCCACCGGGAGGCGGAGGTCTTCCTGTGCGGTCCACCGGCAATGATGGCCGAGGTCCGCGGCATCCTGGCCGGGCTCGGCTTTGCCCGGCGTCACATCCACGATGAGGCCTTCAGCCTCTGATGCGCATCCGGCCGGGCGAAGGCTTCACCTTTTCTCCAAGGAGGCAATCATGAAGACCGCACTGAGCACCATCCTGACGGCGCTTCTCCTGGGCGCCCTCCTGGCCGCCCCCGCCGGGGCCGAGGTCCCGGCGTGGAGCCTCGACACCGCCCACTCCAACTTCTTCTTCGATGTCCGGCACATCTTCTCCAGCATCCGCGGCTCCTTCCCGGAGTACAGCGGCTCCATCCGCTTCGACCCGGCCAACCCCGGCGCCAGCTCGGTGCGTCTGGAGATCGAGGTGGCCAGCGTCGAGACCGGGGTGGCCAAACGGGACGGCCACCTGCGCTCCGACGACTTCTTCGCGGCCAGCACCTATCCCCGCATGACCTTTGCCAGCACCGCCATCACCAGGACCGGCGAGCAGACCTTCGACATTGCCGGCCGGCTGACGATCAAAGACGTCACCCGGGAGGTGGTGCTGCCGGTGGTCTTCCATCCCGGCCAGGACCACCCCATGGATCCCCGTTCCCTGGTGGCGGGCCTGGAGGGTCAGCTCACCATCGATCGGCTGAGCTACCACGTGGGGGACGGCAAATTCTTTCGGATGGGTGTTGTGGGCCGGGAGGTGAAGATCCTCGTCTCCCTGGAGCTGCTGCGCCAGAAGTGAGGCCGACCTCTTCAGGCGGGCCGGCGGCCGGACAGGAGGCGCAGGGTGGTAGGCCGGCTCACCATGGCCTGCCGGCGGCTGCTGCTGCCCTCCAGAAGATCGTTCACCTTGGCGATGAGATCGGCCTGGCGGTACGGCTTCTGGATGAAGCCGTCATCGGGTGTGAGGGTGATGCCGGCCAGGG contains:
- a CDS encoding YceI family protein, translated to MKTALSTILTALLLGALLAAPAGAEVPAWSLDTAHSNFFFDVRHIFSSIRGSFPEYSGSIRFDPANPGASSVRLEIEVASVETGVAKRDGHLRSDDFFAASTYPRMTFASTAITRTGEQTFDIAGRLTIKDVTREVVLPVVFHPGQDHPMDPRSLVAGLEGQLTIDRLSYHVGDGKFFRMGVVGREVKILVSLELLRQK
- a CDS encoding ferric reductase-like transmembrane domain-containing protein yields the protein MTPAAIALGRPLAPGWRLLLGGLVLILLALLLAGALSIPWLFPSKTLWYRFGLDRLLLRGGKMLGLAAACLLLLQPLLAARLHLLDRLAGLPWLFRRHRHGGLLLALLALGHPFLVLDLGTLGTLRLTAKLWPEALGLLLLTSILVMAAVARWRLAWGLAFHRWWPLHRLGAVAVLALLFGHVLTVSDSFAAGPPRLAALAALATVVPVLAGSWLRRLGRRPCRVRAVTPAGPDTCTIELVPEGRRTFAYLPGQFAFLSCQSRAVSAEEHPFTIASSPLRPACLLFTIRACGDWTRTVPKLAAGERVALEGPFGRFSHLVYLQARELVMIAGGIGITPMLAMLRHLADTGDRRPITLVWSVRRREDLLFPEEWPRLGQRLPGFRFLPHHSRPQPGAAEPGRRLDRAILAQHLAPCHREAEVFLCGPPAMMAEVRGILAGLGFARRHIHDEAFSL
- a CDS encoding hemolysin family protein, with product MEVFVLVALILLNGLFAMSEIALVTAKRSRLARLAAEGDASSEIAMRLGAEPTRFLSTIQIGITAIGILNGIVGEAALATPLAAWLQTRGTEQELSEVLATALVVVGITYVSIVAGELVPKRIAQFNAERIARRMARPISLLALISRPFVHLLSFSTDLILKLMGKRDRGGSEVTEEDIHAMLAEGSEAGVLEKQEHVMMRNVFRLDDRQVGSLMIPRSDIVYLDINQPLEATLSQVAASDHSRFPVCRGGLGDILGIVAAKQLLAQLHTSGRIDLTAQLQPCAYVPESATGMDLLEQFRASSTQIVFVIDEYGEVLGLVTLQDVLEAVTGEFQPRNAEDAWAVQRQDGSWLLDGLIPLQELKDRLDLKETPEEDKGRYHTLSGMMMWLLGRLPRTGDVTEWEQWRLEVVDLDGRRLDKVLASRVPEQGAAHDAAESPPLT